AAGAGTGTGCCACTGGACCTCAAGGATTTCTCGGTTATCAAAAGAGAAAAATTGTGTCTAGCAAACTGTCTTCTGTAACACCTGTACCATTATGTCAAACTAAACTATAGCTTTTCTGCAGTGGTTGGCATTGCATGGATTTTGAAAATAGACGACAGAGTATCTTGTTTTGTCTAGTGAGGTCAAGTCTATTGTTGTTTCCATGTTATGATATATGGTTCCAGATTCCAGATTTGTCTCTACAAAAGGTTGTTAACTTCTGTCACTTGAAGGAGCCTAAAGTTCAATAAAATATTGACACCCTGTGCTTATTTGTTGCTGGAAGCAGCCTTAAGTTACATAAAATAATGACATTAGATGTATAAAGTAATTTCCTTGTTCACGTAGGCTTTGAGGATAAGTAGTATACGGTTTCATAAGTAGCTGCTAAAACTTCTAAATGCAGAATTCTGACCTTTTACTAAAGAGCATCAGTTCATCTCCTTAAAAGTTTTAAACAGTGAGAGGATTTTAAATTACCTGATGATAGAATCTACTTCTTGCTATGCCGTTGTTCCACTTATGTTGGAGTAGGATGAAACTAAAGCATGTTTAATCTTCATGGGTTGGATAGCTGCATATTGGATCATTGATTATGTGTTTGTGTACCTTCATCAGCGGATATGTTCTCAGAAAAGTAAGGGATTTTAGATTTTCCGAGGATCAAAACATGAGGCTGTTGCATGGTTTTTTCAGTATTGCATATCGACAAAATTCAGGAAAACTAAAATATAATTCCCTGTTGAGGGACTCCCACTCAATCCCTGCAATTTTCTCAATTTTCCTTTGCAGTTTCTCTTCTTAAATGTTTCCATCTTCTCTAACTAGGGGGACGTAGTATTTCTTTCACCTCCATGGGGAGGTCCAGCATATCTGACACAGGAAACTTTTACCCTTGACTTACTGAAGCCAAAAAATGGGTATGCTCCTTCTGGTTATCTAGTTGTTTCTACACTCTGGTTTTGGCTATATGGTAACTTTCTTTTAAAGATTTCGTCATCAGTTGGATTTTTGAGTAAGTTCTATGTCGAGTCTTTTTTCACTATGTTAAGAAATAATTTCCATTCTTGTGTTGTGTCTTAATAACTTCCTTTTTTCCATTTCTTTACCCCTTAGGTTTAGTGTTAAATTACCTCAAGGACTTTTCTGTAGAGATAAATATGCCAAAAAAAGGCTGGTACAGTTAAAAGGTGGGAATCATTAATAAAGCTTGATCGTCAGGCTTTGATTTATATAAAATTTCCCAGATCCAGCGTGCAGTTGAGAAGTGGGTCTAGTAGGAGATAGATGGAGTATATAATCTTCAATTTCTGTCATGATATATTAAATTAACTCTGGTATCTCTTGTTCCGTCATTAATAAGAGTTTTCATTCCTTATGTTCTGCTCTTGTGTAATTCGAGCTTATATAGTTCAGATACACCTTATTTCTGTCTAACAGGATGACATTTGTTTTGTTGATAAGACTCTTTAAGTTACTTATTGTGCAGTTATTCATTGTTCCAAGTTGCTCAAAGCATAGCGCTAAATGTCATTATGTACTTGCCTCGCAACGTGGACTTACTGCAAGTTGAAGAGCTTTCTTGGTTGTCTTCTCCGCCTTTGAAAGTCGAGGTAATCTGATTCTCTTTGTTGTATTAGCATGGGATGATAAATAGTTCACTAGAGCTGGCTTCCTTGTGCAGATCGAAGAGAATATGCTTCATGGGAGGTTGAAGAGCATAACTGCTTATTTTGGTGACATTGCATTCTCAGAACTCAGCATGTTTGAACTCTAACCGGAGTCTAACAATGTATTTGTAATTTCATGAATCTCTATATCCATCAAAGGATTTGTCAATAGTAGAATGTACATATGAGACACTGTATGGTCTCTAGTTAACTCCTGTTGTTTAAAACTTTTCATGCTACGATGGATTAGCACTGTATATGGCCAAGGTCAAATTGCTGAGCTTATTAAAGACGATGAAACTGGAGATTTGCTGATTAATGAAAGACAGCTGCAGTTTTGCTTTTTAGTGGAAACAGAAACACAAAAAAGCGTTGGCTCCAATTGTTATTTTGATGATATTGAAGTCTCTACAATTttattttctccaattttttACACCAAAGTAGAAACATTATTTTGTAAGTAAAATACTATATTCCTttttgaaagagattaattccgtcctcattctcattgattgagttggtaaatataccatagttacaatgtcctattaggatacaaactatactaacctaaaatagaagatttacaaaatattcttttactacatatttacattatttatcacacccccgcagtcgaaacgggaggtttacgaacgctgagattgtcccgaaaatcctcaaataagacctgtggcagtcctttagtgaaaatatcggcgagctgatatcgggacggaacatgaaggacacggacgtggccgcgtgccaccttttcacgaacaaaatgtatatccatctcaatgtgcttggtgcgctgatgttggactggatttcctgacaggtaaatggcattgacattatcacaataaactaaagtagccttagggatcgaacaatgtagttccaagagaAGATTAtgtatccagcatgattcagaaacaacattagcgacccccctatattctgcttccgcactagagcgggaaagagtaggttggcgcttagatgaccaggatatcaaattatctcccaaaaacacgcaataacccgacgttgagcgtctggtgtctggacatccccccaatcagcatcagtgtatgaaaccaaatcagtaactgacgatgagtagagatgcaaaccatgatcaagtgtaccctgaatataccgaataatccgcttaagagcaagcatatgcgtatctcgtggagcatgcatatgaagacaaatctgcgggacagcataagaaatatccggtctggtgaaggtaagatactgaagagcatctgcaaggctccggaaatgagtgggatcttCACACAGATCAccagaagaggcactgaccttcggtttagtgtcaaccggagtggaagaaggcttacacgaggacattcctgcacgttcaataatgtccgccgcataacttcgttgtgatagaaacataccccccttgtgacgggtcaccgcaattccaagaaaatagttcaaaggacctaagtccttcatagcaaattctgagccaaaAAGGTCCATAATAGAACATCGGAGAGCATCTGacgaagcagtaagaataatatcatccacatatagtaaaatgtaagccaagtggtggcctttgcgatagatgaacaaggagtggtcagacctgctattagcaaaaccaatggaagaaacaaagtcagcaaatcttttataccaagctctcggtgcctgtttaagcccatataaggacttgcgcaacaaacacacataatcgggacgagatgggtctctaaaacccataggcttatgcatataaaccgtctccttgagctcgccatgaagaaatgcatttttgacatccaactgatgaatgggccaatgctTAGATAGAGCTAGGCTTAAGACAATGCGGATCGTTGTTGGCTttacgaccggactgaaagtctcaccacaatcaatgtcaacctgctgtgttttgccatcacctacaagatgggctttatgcctctcaaaatcaccattagacttttctttatgagtgaaaatccacatagaccgaataacattcacattaggtggacggggtaccaaatcccacgtcttatttttaataagagcatcatattcatcatccatggccaatttccaattcgggtcacgtagtgcatccaacggtttacgaggtatgggggacttggtaaccgtcgcatgtagattaaatgggtgcttgggtttgaaaatcccgcgctgactacgagtgaccatgtgAGTGCgggtattgggctggacaggtGTAGGAATGGTCGAATTTGGCGGGCTGGTGGCAAGCTGGTGGGGGAGAGGGGCGGACTGGTCCTGCGTAGAGAACGATGGAGGCTGCTGCCCAGGTTGGGAGAGGACGGCGTGGTGCTGTGTCGCGGGCAGCGACGGAGTGGGACAGGGCAGCGATGGAGGGctggcggctatatgatggatcaagtaaggagagaggccatcatcaaAGAAGTCATAAGTGGTGGGAGCCGGAGTATGGAAtttggaaaacggaaattgagtctcatcaaataaaacgtgacgacagataatgattttatttgaagataaatcaaaacatttgtagccacgatggtttggtggatatcccaaaaaaacacatggagttgaccgagggtgcaacttgtgaatagtagtagacggaaaaggggataacataaacacccaaagactcggagatgagaataagatggtttccgttggtaaaggacctctaaaggtgatttgtgacccaatagcttacttggtaaaatattaaggagatacgtcgccatttgcaatgcatgatgccaaaaagacggaggaatggaagcatgagcaagaagagtccggatgacattatttagtgaacgaatttttctttctgctttcccattttgagaggatgtatgaggacacgaaagacggaaagacatcccattggacgcACAAAACTCCGAATTGGctattagtatattccctcccattatcacattggacattcttgataggacgttcaaattgagtaagaatatgggtcttaaaatccatgaattttgagtaaacatcagattttataaccaaagggaaagtccacaaatagttggtaaaatcatccaaaaacagaacataataacgatggcccatagaattcaaaattggagaagtccataaatcactatgaataatgtcaaatggaaacaaagtttcggaaatagaactagcaaatggcaacttaacatgtttaccaagaacgcaagaatgacaaatactagatgaactagaact
The sequence above is a segment of the Lycium barbarum isolate Lr01 chromosome 6, ASM1917538v2, whole genome shotgun sequence genome. Coding sequences within it:
- the LOC132598766 gene encoding uncharacterized protein LOC132598766 isoform X3, coding for MRYDQGIKMDEEGWFSVTPEKIAVRHAVRCGGGVIIDGFTGVGGNAIQFATMCHHVIAIDIDPRKVALAFENAKIYGVEDHIDFIVGDFFQLAPYLKGDVVFLSPPWGGPAYLTQETFTLDLLKPKNGYSLFQVAQSIALNVIMYLPRNVDLLQVEELSWLSSPPLKVEIEENMLHGRLKSITAYFGDIAFSELSMFEL